Proteins co-encoded in one Aptenodytes patagonicus chromosome 14, bAptPat1.pri.cur, whole genome shotgun sequence genomic window:
- the DNAJC5 gene encoding dnaJ homolog subfamily C member 5 has product MADQRQRSLSTSGESLYHVLGLDKNATSDDIKKSYRKLALKYHPDKNPDNPEAAEKFKEINNAHAILTDATKRNIYDKYGSLGLYVAEQFGEENVNTYFVLSSWWAKALFVFCGLITGCYCCCCLCCCCNCCCGKCKPKPPEGEEQEYYVSPEDLEAQLQSDEREASDAPIVIQPASATETTQLTADSHPSYHTDGFN; this is encoded by the exons ATGGCAGACCAGAGGCAACGTTCGCTCTCTACCTCTGGAGAATCGTTATACCACGTGCTGGGGTTGGACAAGAACGCCACTTCAGATGATATCAAAAAGTCATACAG gaaACTTGCATTGAAATATCATCCTGATAAAAACCCTGATAATCCAGAGGCAGCAGAAAAATTTAAAGAGATCAATAATGCACACGCAATATTGACCGATGCCACAAAGCGAAACATTTATGATAAGTATGGTTCTCTGGGTCTGTATGTAGCAGAACAGTTTGGTGAAGAAAATGTGAACACATACTTCGTGCTATCCAGCTGGTGGGCAAAG GCCTTGTTTGTGTTCTGTGGGCTCATCACAGGCTGCTATTGCTGttgctgtctgtgctgctgctgtaatTGTTGCTGTGGGAAGTGTAAACCTAAACCTCCTGAAGGTGAAGAGCAGGAATACTACGTCTCTCCAGAGGACTTGGAGGCACAGTTGCAGTCAGATGAAAGGG AGGCCTCAGACGCACCTATTGTGATACAGCCAGCATCAGCCACAGAGACGACCCAGCTCACAGCTGACTCTCACCCCAGCTACCACACTGATGGATTTAATTAA